In Candidatus Desulfofervidus auxilii, one genomic interval encodes:
- a CDS encoding alanine/glycine:cation symporter family protein has translation MNKISEIIRELSDFAWGPYMIIFLVGIGLYLTFITGFIQLKGFAYAFRILFKKNKDNFAGEITPFQALCTALSGAIGIGNIVGVATAIAAGGPGAIFWMWVTAIVGMATSYSECLLAVKYRVTHSGEVSGGPMYYLERGLGLRWLGICFAIFALCASFGIGNMVQANSVANALYDTFQVPKWLTGAILTVLIGLVIIGGIKRIAKVASCLVPFMVVIYMGGSLIILIKKFTLLPEAFHSIFYHALNPTAAVGGFTGAMVKETIRFGIARGLFSNEAGLGSTPIAHAAAKIDQPIKEGLVAMLGPFIDTIVVCTMTALVIIVSGVWKSGETGVVLSSMAYEKGIYGGRYIVVAGVVLFAFSTIISWSYYGNRCIKYLLGEKTVYTYKWLYVFLIFVGAIVHLEIVWNFSDVTNGLMAIPNLIALLGLSKVVAKETNNYFSSKN, from the coding sequence ATGAATAAAATTAGTGAAATTATCAGAGAGTTAAGTGATTTTGCCTGGGGCCCTTATATGATTATTTTCCTTGTGGGTATTGGCCTCTATTTAACATTTATAACAGGATTTATTCAACTTAAAGGTTTTGCTTATGCCTTTCGCATCTTATTTAAAAAAAATAAAGATAATTTTGCAGGTGAGATTACACCCTTTCAAGCACTTTGCACCGCTTTATCTGGTGCTATAGGCATTGGCAATATTGTAGGTGTTGCCACAGCCATTGCAGCAGGTGGGCCTGGTGCCATTTTTTGGATGTGGGTTACTGCTATTGTAGGTATGGCAACCAGTTATAGCGAATGTCTGTTAGCAGTAAAATACCGTGTCACTCATTCAGGCGAAGTAAGTGGGGGTCCTATGTATTATTTGGAAAGAGGGTTAGGACTTAGGTGGTTGGGAATTTGTTTTGCCATTTTTGCTTTATGTGCTTCCTTTGGTATAGGCAATATGGTGCAAGCCAATTCTGTTGCAAATGCACTTTATGATACCTTTCAAGTACCAAAGTGGCTCACAGGGGCTATACTCACCGTCTTAATTGGTTTAGTTATTATAGGCGGTATTAAACGCATTGCCAAAGTAGCTAGTTGCTTAGTGCCTTTTATGGTAGTGATTTATATGGGTGGATCATTAATTATATTGATTAAGAAATTTACTCTATTACCAGAAGCCTTCCATTCTATCTTTTATCATGCTCTTAATCCTACAGCCGCTGTGGGAGGATTTACAGGTGCTATGGTAAAGGAAACAATTCGGTTCGGGATAGCAAGGGGCCTCTTTTCTAACGAGGCAGGTTTAGGTAGTACCCCTATTGCCCATGCAGCTGCTAAGATTGATCAACCTATTAAAGAAGGTTTAGTAGCCATGTTAGGTCCTTTTATTGATACTATTGTTGTGTGTACCATGACCGCCCTCGTTATTATTGTTTCTGGGGTATGGAAAAGCGGTGAGACTGGAGTTGTTCTTTCCTCTATGGCTTATGAAAAAGGCATTTATGGAGGTAGATATATAGTTGTTGCTGGTGTAGTACTTTTTGCCTTTTCTACTATCATTTCATGGTCATATTATGGAAATAGATGTATTAAATATTTATTAGGTGAAAAAACCGTTTATACTTACAAATGGTTATATGTATTTTTAATTTTTGTTGGTGCTATTGTTCACTTAGAAATTGTTTGGAATTTTTCTGATGTGACAAATGGTCTTATGGCCATTCCTAATCTTATTGCCTTACTAGGACTTTCAAAAGTAGTAGCAAAAGAAACAAACAACTATTTTTCTTCAAAAAATTAG
- the nrdR gene encoding transcriptional regulator NrdR, whose amino-acid sequence MKCPFCGSLDNRVVDSRLSKDNTAIRRRRECLHCGRRFTTYEYVEEIQLMVIKKDGRREPFNRQKILEGIKKACQKRPISIEQMEEFVSELEHQYQEAGLKEIPTSDIGEKVMAKLHQWDKVAYVRFASVYRDFKDINEFMRELEEILAHKKER is encoded by the coding sequence ATGAAATGTCCTTTTTGTGGTTCGTTAGATAATCGGGTGGTTGATTCTCGTCTGAGCAAAGACAATACCGCCATTAGAAGACGGCGGGAGTGTTTGCATTGTGGGCGGCGTTTTACTACTTATGAATATGTGGAAGAAATCCAATTGATGGTGATAAAAAAAGATGGTCGTAGAGAGCCATTTAATCGACAAAAGATATTAGAAGGAATCAAAAAAGCCTGTCAAAAAAGGCCCATCAGTATTGAACAAATGGAAGAATTTGTTTCAGAATTAGAACATCAATATCAGGAAGCAGGTCTTAAGGAAATACCTACCTCAGATATTGGCGAAAAGGTAATGGCCAAGTTGCACCAATGGGATAAGGTGGCTTATGTGCGTTTTGCCTCTGTCTATCGTGATTTTAAGGATATAAACGAATTTATGCGTGAACTGGAGGAAATCCTTGCCCATAAAAAGGAAAGATAA